The Candidatus Pantoea soli genome window below encodes:
- a CDS encoding thiamine pyrophosphate-requiring protein gives MSKKTSDFFVERLQAWGVTRIYGYPGDGINGVLGAIQRANKAGAGIEFIQVRHEEMAAFMAAGHAKFTGELGVCLSTGGPGATHLLTGLYDAKMDHAPVLAIAGQAEVTARGASYQQEMNLDRIFADVANFVQEAAAPAQIQHLVDRGVRIAKAQNGVAVLILPKDIQDETWQPPQHAHGFTHSGPGYQRPKIVPYEEDLRRAADVLNAGNKVAILIGSGARGAAVEVVQAANVLGAGVAKALLGKDVLPDDAPFVTGSIGLLGTKPSWDLMQHCDTLLMIGSGFPWTEFLPPEGKVRAVQIDIDPAMLGLRYPCEVNLHGDAAETLRALLLLLTHKADRQWQEQIAVGVRDWWQLMEERAMAPANPINPQRVVWEMSPQLPDNAIVTSDSGSCANWFARDYRVKQGQRATLSGGLACMGAAVPFAIAAKFAWPDRPVVALVGDGAMQMNNMAELITIQKYWQQWPDARLIVCVFNNQDLNQVTWEQRVMEGNPRFEASQQLPDVQYARFAESLGLQGIFVDRPDDLAAAWQQALNATRPVVLEVKTDPEVAPLPPHITFKQAKAFMSSMVKGDRGMAQVIGDTASQLLRPKR, from the coding sequence ATGAGTAAAAAAACCAGTGATTTCTTCGTCGAACGCCTGCAGGCCTGGGGCGTTACGCGTATTTATGGCTATCCCGGCGATGGCATCAACGGCGTGCTGGGCGCGATCCAGCGCGCCAATAAAGCGGGCGCGGGCATCGAATTTATTCAGGTGCGCCACGAAGAGATGGCGGCCTTCATGGCGGCCGGGCACGCCAAATTTACCGGTGAGCTTGGGGTCTGTCTCTCCACCGGCGGGCCGGGAGCCACCCATCTGCTGACCGGGCTGTACGATGCCAAAATGGATCATGCCCCGGTGCTGGCCATTGCCGGCCAGGCGGAAGTGACGGCGCGCGGCGCCAGCTATCAGCAGGAGATGAACCTTGACCGCATTTTTGCGGACGTGGCGAACTTTGTGCAGGAAGCGGCCGCCCCGGCGCAGATCCAGCATCTGGTGGACCGCGGCGTGCGTATCGCCAAAGCGCAAAACGGCGTAGCGGTACTGATTCTGCCCAAAGACATTCAGGATGAAACCTGGCAACCGCCGCAGCACGCGCACGGTTTTACCCACTCCGGACCGGGCTATCAGCGGCCTAAAATCGTGCCGTATGAAGAGGATCTGCGTCGGGCGGCCGATGTGCTCAATGCCGGCAACAAGGTGGCGATCCTGATTGGTTCCGGCGCGCGCGGCGCGGCGGTGGAAGTGGTACAGGCCGCGAACGTGCTGGGCGCGGGCGTGGCGAAAGCGCTGCTCGGCAAAGATGTGCTGCCGGATGATGCGCCCTTTGTCACCGGCTCAATCGGCCTGCTGGGCACCAAACCCTCGTGGGATCTGATGCAGCACTGCGACACCCTGTTGATGATTGGCAGCGGCTTCCCGTGGACCGAGTTCCTGCCACCGGAAGGCAAAGTGCGGGCGGTGCAGATTGATATCGACCCGGCGATGCTCGGTCTGCGCTATCCGTGTGAAGTCAATCTGCACGGTGATGCCGCCGAAACGCTGCGCGCGCTGCTGCTCCTGCTGACGCACAAAGCGGATCGCCAGTGGCAGGAGCAAATTGCCGTCGGGGTGCGTGACTGGTGGCAACTGATGGAAGAGCGCGCCATGGCACCGGCGAACCCGATCAACCCGCAGCGCGTGGTATGGGAGATGTCGCCGCAGCTGCCGGATAACGCCATTGTTACCTCCGATTCCGGCTCCTGCGCCAACTGGTTTGCGCGTGATTACCGCGTCAAACAGGGCCAGCGCGCCACTCTCTCTGGCGGCCTGGCCTGTATGGGCGCAGCGGTGCCCTTTGCCATTGCGGCCAAGTTCGCCTGGCCGGATCGGCCGGTGGTGGCGCTGGTCGGCGATGGCGCGATGCAGATGAACAATATGGCAGAGCTGATTACTATCCAGAAATACTGGCAGCAGTGGCCTGATGCGCGCCTGATCGTCTGCGTGTTCAATAACCAGGATCTCAACCAGGTCACCTGGGAACAGCGCGTCATGGAGGGCAATCCGCGCTTTGAAGCCAGCCAGCAGCTGCCGGATGTGCAGTATGCGCGCTTTGCCGAAAGCCTGGGCCTGCAGGGCATTTTTGTCGATCGTCCGGACGATCTGGCGGCCGCCTGGCAGCAGGCGCTGAATGCCACGCGGCCCGTGGTGCTGGAGGTGAAAACCGATCCGGAAGTGGCGCCGCTGCCGCCGCATATCACCTTCAAGCAGGCCAAAGCCTTTATGTCGTCGATGGTGAAAGGCGATCGCGGCATGGCACAGGTGATCGGCGACACCGCCAGCCAGCTGCTGCGACCCAAACGCTAG
- a CDS encoding putative bifunctional diguanylate cyclase/phosphodiesterase: MINSIKLSAGFRRTFVREVILPLLAILLLTFAGAGVGLYWGSAVTNSGAREQQQRMIEASFTQSLNEHLRQLRSLTRWTPLAEQLSATPDREWLDRNTGGWLYEMFRHPLVVLLDDSDRRVAVWRNGQSVADRHVDPALERLLQGPLVRRRAEAADARERADFVRIGQRVAALAVGEIASAAGRWRLVSITFLDDGYLRSLSERSQLRQLLFSADAPPSDRQSWYALTSRQGDRLGYVSWDADKPGGQMLHTLGPFTLLSVALITLLCLFMVRRIWTSSLSLSQSLLKLEASEAQAQHLAFHDVLTGLPNRALVDDRLTQALAAAVRHDQRVALLLDLDRFKNINDTYGHHAGDALIIEVARRLSEMVRASDTVGRLGGDEFIIVLPDAGTLDAVQALAKRIISRLSEPYLLAENELWVGVSIGLTLAPADGLDRQELMRKADIALYEAKNNGRGQYRQFEQAMDESLRSRQQMAADLRQALVNFAGLAVWYQPLMEISGQRVVGLEALLRWQHPVRGSVSPADFIAIAEETGLIIPLGEWVLREACRTAIALPQVIVAVNVSPVQFRTAGVVDRIIEIVQQEGADPQRMELEITEGVLIEDEHAARDSIVALRAAGFRIALDDFGTGYSSLNYLSSFPVDKIKIDRSFTQSLGVAQNSAAIVESVVRLGHAMGLTVTAEGVETECQKNALADAGCNQLQGYLFSQAVPLSEILKMV; this comes from the coding sequence ATGATTAACAGCATCAAACTGTCCGCCGGTTTTCGGCGTACTTTTGTGCGGGAAGTGATTTTGCCCCTGCTGGCGATTCTGCTACTGACGTTTGCCGGCGCAGGCGTTGGCCTCTACTGGGGCAGCGCGGTCACCAACAGCGGCGCACGCGAGCAGCAGCAGCGCATGATTGAAGCCTCGTTTACGCAGAGCCTGAACGAACACCTGCGCCAGCTGCGCAGCCTGACGCGCTGGACACCGCTGGCGGAGCAGCTGAGCGCCACGCCCGATCGGGAGTGGCTGGACCGCAATACCGGCGGCTGGCTGTACGAGATGTTCCGCCATCCGCTGGTGGTGCTGCTGGACGACAGTGACCGGCGGGTGGCGGTATGGCGTAACGGCCAGTCGGTGGCGGATCGGCACGTGGACCCGGCGCTGGAACGGCTGCTGCAGGGGCCGCTGGTGCGCCGCCGTGCGGAGGCGGCCGATGCCCGCGAACGCGCCGATTTCGTCCGCATCGGCCAGCGTGTTGCCGCGCTGGCTGTTGGCGAGATCGCCAGTGCCGCCGGGCGCTGGCGGCTGGTGAGCATTACCTTTCTCGACGATGGTTATCTGCGCAGCCTCTCTGAACGCAGCCAGCTGCGGCAGCTGTTGTTCAGCGCTGACGCACCGCCTTCCGATCGCCAGTCCTGGTATGCACTGACCTCCCGACAGGGTGACAGGCTGGGATATGTCAGCTGGGACGCCGATAAGCCCGGCGGCCAGATGCTGCACACGCTTGGCCCTTTCACCCTGCTTTCCGTCGCCCTGATTACCCTGCTGTGTCTGTTTATGGTGCGGCGTATCTGGACCTCTTCTCTCAGTCTGTCTCAGTCGCTGCTGAAGCTGGAGGCCAGCGAAGCGCAGGCGCAGCATCTGGCTTTTCATGATGTGCTGACCGGTCTGCCCAATCGGGCGCTGGTGGACGATCGCCTCACTCAGGCGCTGGCCGCGGCGGTGCGGCACGATCAGCGCGTGGCGCTGCTGCTCGATCTGGATCGGTTCAAAAATATCAATGACACCTACGGCCACCATGCCGGTGATGCGCTGATCATTGAGGTGGCGCGCCGCCTGAGCGAGATGGTGCGCGCCAGCGACACCGTCGGACGCCTCGGCGGCGATGAATTTATTATTGTGCTGCCGGATGCCGGAACCCTCGACGCGGTGCAGGCGCTGGCAAAGCGCATTATCAGCCGCCTGAGCGAGCCCTATCTGCTGGCGGAGAATGAGCTGTGGGTTGGCGTCAGCATCGGGCTGACGCTGGCCCCGGCGGATGGCCTGGATCGCCAGGAGCTGATGCGCAAAGCGGACATCGCCCTGTATGAGGCGAAAAACAACGGGCGCGGTCAGTACCGCCAGTTTGAACAGGCGATGGATGAATCGCTGCGTTCGCGCCAGCAGATGGCGGCCGATTTGCGCCAGGCGCTGGTGAATTTTGCCGGGCTGGCAGTGTGGTATCAGCCGCTGATGGAGATCAGCGGTCAGCGCGTGGTCGGGCTGGAAGCGCTGCTGCGCTGGCAGCATCCGGTGCGCGGCAGCGTGTCACCGGCCGATTTTATCGCCATCGCCGAAGAGACCGGCCTGATCATTCCGCTGGGAGAGTGGGTGCTGCGGGAAGCCTGCCGCACCGCAATCGCGCTGCCGCAGGTGATTGTGGCGGTAAATGTGTCGCCGGTGCAGTTCCGCACCGCCGGCGTGGTGGATCGCATTATTGAGATTGTGCAGCAGGAAGGCGCCGATCCGCAGCGTATGGAGCTGGAGATCACCGAAGGGGTGCTGATTGAAGATGAGCATGCGGCGCGCGACAGCATTGTTGCGCTGCGCGCTGCAGGGTTCCGCATTGCGCTGGATGATTTTGGCACCGGCTACTCCAGCCTGAACTATCTCAGCAGCTTCCCGGTGGACAAAATTAAAATTGACCGTTCGTTTACCCAGTCGCTGGGCGTGGCGCAGAACTCTGCTGCAATTGTGGAATCGGTGGTGCGGCTGGGCCATGCCATGGGCCTGACGGTGACCGCCGAAGGGGTGGAGACCGAATGCCAGAAAAATGCACTGGCCGACGCGGGCTGCAATCAGCTGCAGGGGTATTTATTCAGTCAGGCCGTGCCGCTGAGTGAGATCCTGAAAATGGTATGA
- the phnG gene encoding phosphonate C-P lyase system protein PhnG: MKQQTARQHWLSVLAHSEASTLEAHWQPLQLQPAFERLRPAETGLTRLQARMGGNGRRFVMGDATVTRAVVRLSDGTLGFSYVLGRDKAHAERCALIDALLQQPETQALLQEKIIIPLAALREEQQQLRAREIASSKVDFFTLVRGDNA; this comes from the coding sequence ATGAAACAGCAAACTGCCCGACAGCACTGGCTTTCGGTGCTGGCGCACAGCGAGGCCAGCACGCTGGAGGCCCACTGGCAGCCGCTGCAGCTGCAGCCGGCGTTTGAACGCCTTCGCCCGGCGGAAACCGGCCTGACCCGACTGCAGGCGCGCATGGGGGGCAACGGCAGGCGCTTCGTGATGGGCGATGCCACCGTCACCCGCGCCGTGGTGCGTTTGTCCGACGGCACGCTGGGGTTCAGCTATGTGCTGGGACGCGATAAAGCCCACGCCGAACGCTGTGCCCTGATTGATGCGCTGTTGCAGCAGCCGGAAACCCAGGCGCTGCTGCAGGAAAAGATCATTATCCCGCTGGCGGCCCTGCGTGAGGAGCAGCAACAGCTGCGCGCGCGCGAGATCGCCAGCTCAAAAGTCGATTTCTTTACGCTGGTCCGCGGAGATAACGCATGA
- the phnF gene encoding phosphonate metabolism transcriptional regulator PhnF, translating into MEISRHPTTVYQAVAAQLEQALQERYRCGDYLPPEQQLADHYAVNRHTLRRAVDELVNKGLLQRRHGVGILVLMRPYDYPLHAQARFSQNLLEQGSHPTSERLLAVLRPASSDVASALGLGEGESVIHLRTLRRVNGVPVCVINHYLPDLSVWPQLQQFHSGSLHDFLQQQLGMTLTRSQTRISTRRAQAKECRQLEIALHAPLLCVRTLNKQHNGQVAEYSVSLTRGDMIELTLEHE; encoded by the coding sequence ATGGAGATATCCAGACATCCGACCACTGTCTACCAGGCCGTTGCCGCTCAGCTGGAGCAGGCGCTGCAGGAGCGTTACCGCTGCGGTGACTATCTGCCGCCCGAGCAACAGCTGGCCGATCACTATGCGGTGAATCGCCACACCCTGCGCCGTGCGGTGGATGAACTGGTCAACAAAGGGCTGCTGCAGCGCCGGCACGGCGTGGGCATTCTGGTGCTGATGCGTCCGTATGACTACCCGCTGCATGCACAGGCCCGTTTCAGCCAGAACCTGCTGGAGCAGGGCAGCCATCCCACCAGCGAGCGGCTGCTGGCCGTGCTGCGTCCGGCCAGCAGCGATGTTGCCAGCGCGCTGGGCCTGGGCGAAGGCGAGAGCGTGATTCACCTGCGCACGCTGCGCCGGGTTAACGGCGTGCCGGTGTGCGTGATTAACCACTACCTGCCGGATCTCAGCGTCTGGCCGCAGCTGCAGCAGTTTCACAGTGGATCGCTGCATGATTTTTTGCAGCAGCAGCTGGGCATGACCCTGACCCGCAGCCAGACCCGTATCAGCACGCGCCGGGCGCAGGCGAAAGAGTGCCGGCAGCTGGAGATCGCGCTGCATGCGCCTCTGCTGTGCGTGCGTACCCTGAACAAACAGCACAACGGCCAGGTGGCGGAATACTCCGTCAGCCTGACGCGTGGCGACATGATTGAACTGACCCTGGAGCATGAATGA
- a CDS encoding alpha-D-ribose 1-methylphosphonate 5-phosphate C-P-lyase PhnJ: protein MSELSGYNNGYLDEQTKRTLRRAILKAVAIPGYQVPFAGREMPMPYGWGTGGIQLTASLIGDSDVLKVIDQGADDTTNAVSIRRFFQRVSGAATTESTRDATLIQTRHRIPETPLVEDQVLIFQVPIPEPLRFIEPRETETRTMHALEEYGIMQVKLYEDIARYGHIATTYAYPVKVNDRYVMDPSPIPKFDNPKMHMMPALQLFGAGREKRIYALPPYTKVESLDFDDHPFSVQRWEQPCALCGSHHSYLDEVVMDDAGTRLFVCSDTDFCHQQQEQQHAQ, encoded by the coding sequence ATGAGTGAGTTAAGCGGCTACAACAACGGATATCTGGATGAGCAAACCAAGCGCACGCTGCGCCGCGCCATCCTTAAGGCCGTGGCGATTCCCGGCTATCAGGTGCCGTTTGCCGGACGCGAGATGCCGATGCCCTATGGCTGGGGCACCGGCGGCATTCAGCTCACCGCCAGCCTGATTGGCGATAGCGATGTGCTGAAGGTGATCGATCAGGGGGCAGATGACACTACCAATGCCGTCTCCATCCGGCGCTTTTTCCAGCGCGTCAGTGGGGCGGCCACCACCGAATCCACCCGCGATGCCACGCTGATTCAGACGCGCCACCGCATCCCGGAGACGCCGCTGGTGGAGGATCAGGTGCTGATTTTCCAGGTGCCGATCCCCGAGCCGCTGCGCTTTATTGAGCCGCGCGAAACCGAGACGCGCACCATGCATGCGCTGGAGGAGTACGGCATCATGCAGGTGAAGCTGTATGAAGATATCGCCCGCTATGGCCATATCGCCACCACTTACGCCTATCCGGTGAAAGTCAACGATCGCTATGTGATGGATCCCTCACCGATCCCCAAGTTCGACAATCCGAAAATGCACATGATGCCGGCACTGCAGCTGTTTGGCGCCGGGCGAGAAAAACGCATTTATGCGCTGCCGCCTTATACCAAAGTCGAGAGCCTCGATTTTGACGACCATCCGTTCAGCGTGCAGCGCTGGGAGCAGCCCTGTGCGCTGTGCGGCTCACACCATAGCTACCTCGATGAAGTGGTGATGGATGACGCCGGTACGCGCCTGTTTGTCTGCTCCGATACCGATTTTTGCCACCAGCAGCAGGAACAACAGCATGCACAGTGA
- the phnL gene encoding phosphonate C-P lyase system protein PhnL, with the protein MQPLLRVENLSKTFVLHNQGSAALPVLENASLTVCAGECVVLHGRSGSGKSTLLRALYGNYQANSGHIWLQHQGAWMDLAQAPARQIIAVRRDTLGWVSQFLRVIPRVPTLEIVMQPLLERGVARAFCEKRARDLLTRLNVPERLWSLAPSTFSGGEQQRVNIARGFIADYPVLLLDEPTASLDSANSAAVVELIEQARARGAAIVGIFHDAAVRERVADRLHVMQPVNTGAEA; encoded by the coding sequence ATGCAACCTTTACTGCGGGTAGAAAATCTCAGCAAAACTTTTGTGCTGCACAACCAGGGCAGCGCGGCGCTGCCGGTGCTGGAAAACGCCAGCCTCACCGTCTGCGCCGGTGAATGCGTGGTGCTGCACGGGCGCTCCGGCAGTGGCAAATCCACGCTGCTGCGCGCGCTGTACGGTAACTATCAGGCCAACAGCGGCCATATCTGGCTGCAGCATCAGGGGGCGTGGATGGATCTGGCGCAGGCGCCGGCGCGGCAGATCATTGCCGTGCGCCGTGACACCCTTGGCTGGGTCAGCCAGTTTCTGCGCGTGATCCCCCGCGTGCCGACGCTGGAGATCGTCATGCAGCCGTTGCTGGAGCGCGGTGTGGCACGAGCCTTCTGCGAAAAGCGCGCCCGGGATCTGCTGACGCGTCTCAACGTGCCTGAACGCCTCTGGTCGCTGGCGCCGTCAACCTTCTCGGGGGGTGAACAGCAGCGCGTCAATATCGCGCGTGGTTTTATCGCGGACTATCCGGTGCTGCTGCTGGATGAGCCGACGGCGTCACTCGACAGCGCGAACAGCGCGGCGGTGGTGGAGCTGATTGAACAGGCGCGCGCGCGGGGCGCTGCCATCGTGGGCATTTTCCATGACGCGGCGGTGCGCGAACGCGTGGCCGATCGCCTGCACGTCATGCAACCGGTCAACACAGGAGCAGAAGCATGA
- a CDS encoding oxidoreductase, translated as MADSPVWFISGCSTGFGRELAQQAIARGFRTVVTARDPASVQDLVNGQDHAVALRLDVTDQRSIDDAVQAALEKFGGIDVLVNNAGYGYQSSVEEGEDAEIRAQFDANAFGLFALTRAVLPAMRQARRGHIINITSVAGFIGFASSGYYSASKHAVEGWSDSLAAETAPLGIHVTCVEPGPFRTDWAGRSLHQTPSRLPEYAETAAARMKATAEYSGTQAGDPARAARAMIAVTEQDNPPRHLVMGAWGFDAVTSKLKARLTEIEAWKQTSLDTDFPA; from the coding sequence ATGGCTGACAGCCCGGTGTGGTTTATTTCAGGTTGCTCTACCGGTTTCGGGCGCGAGCTGGCGCAGCAGGCGATTGCGCGTGGCTTTCGCACCGTGGTGACCGCACGCGATCCGGCCAGCGTGCAGGATCTGGTGAACGGACAGGATCATGCCGTGGCGCTGCGGCTCGACGTGACCGATCAGCGCAGCATTGACGATGCGGTGCAGGCGGCGCTGGAAAAATTTGGCGGCATTGATGTGCTGGTGAATAACGCCGGTTACGGCTATCAAAGCTCGGTGGAAGAGGGCGAGGACGCTGAGATCCGGGCCCAGTTCGATGCTAATGCGTTCGGCCTGTTCGCGCTGACCCGGGCGGTGCTGCCCGCCATGCGTCAGGCGCGCCGGGGGCATATCATCAATATCACCTCGGTGGCGGGCTTTATTGGTTTCGCCAGCTCCGGTTATTATTCGGCGAGCAAACATGCCGTGGAGGGCTGGTCTGATTCACTGGCCGCAGAAACCGCCCCGCTGGGTATTCACGTTACCTGTGTTGAACCGGGTCCTTTCCGCACCGACTGGGCCGGCCGTTCGCTGCATCAGACACCCAGCAGGCTGCCGGAGTATGCTGAAACCGCTGCCGCACGCATGAAGGCCACGGCGGAATACAGCGGCACGCAGGCTGGCGATCCCGCCCGCGCCGCACGGGCCATGATCGCCGTGACTGAACAGGATAACCCGCCACGTCATCTGGTGATGGGAGCATGGGGATTTGATGCGGTGACCAGCAAACTCAAAGCGCGTCTGACCGAAATAGAAGCCTGGAAACAGACGTCGCTGGATACGGATTTCCCGGCGTAG
- the phnK gene encoding phosphonate C-P lyase system protein PhnK, whose amino-acid sequence MHSEQPLLAVSQLTHLYAPGKGFEAVSFDLYPGEVLGIVGESGSGKTTLLRSLSARLAPQQGQICYRGQDLYQLSESARRRLLRTEWGVVHQHPLEGLRPQVTAGGNIGERLMAVGQRHYGDIRQQAMRWLQDVEIPASRIDDLPTTFSGGMQQRLQIARNLVTQPTLVFMDEPTGGLDVSVQARLLDLLRTLVRELNLAVVIVTHDLGVARLLAHRLLVMKEGRVVESGLTDRVLDDPHHPYTQLLVSSVLS is encoded by the coding sequence ATGCACAGTGAACAGCCGCTGCTTGCGGTCAGCCAGCTGACGCACCTTTATGCGCCAGGCAAAGGCTTTGAAGCGGTCAGCTTTGACCTCTATCCCGGCGAAGTGCTGGGCATCGTCGGAGAATCCGGCTCCGGTAAAACCACGCTGCTGCGCAGCCTGTCAGCACGGCTGGCACCCCAGCAGGGGCAGATTTGCTATCGCGGGCAGGATCTTTATCAGCTGAGCGAAAGCGCGCGCCGCCGGCTGTTGCGCACCGAGTGGGGCGTGGTGCACCAGCATCCGCTGGAAGGGTTGCGTCCGCAGGTTACCGCCGGCGGCAACATCGGCGAACGCCTGATGGCGGTGGGCCAGCGTCACTATGGCGATATCCGCCAGCAGGCAATGCGCTGGCTGCAGGATGTGGAGATTCCCGCCAGCCGCATTGACGATCTGCCCACCACTTTTTCCGGCGGTATGCAGCAGCGGTTGCAGATTGCCCGCAACCTGGTCACGCAGCCGACGCTGGTGTTTATGGATGAGCCTACCGGCGGTCTGGACGTGTCGGTACAGGCGCGCCTGCTTGATCTGCTGCGTACGCTGGTACGCGAGCTGAATCTGGCGGTGGTGATTGTCACGCACGATCTCGGCGTGGCGCGTCTGCTTGCGCACCGGCTGCTGGTCATGAAGGAGGGCCGGGTGGTGGAGAGCGGGCTGACCGATCGGGTGCTGGACGATCCGCACCATCCTTACACCCAGCTGCTGGTGTCGTCGGTACTGAGTTAA
- a CDS encoding carbon-phosphorus lyase complex subunit PhnI: MYVAVKGGEKAIASAHQLQADLRRGDRRVAELGCDQVAEQLGLAVDRVMTEGGICDPQLAALAIKQASGDLVEAIFLLRAYRTTLPRLADSLPLDTDSMRIERRISAVYKDLPGGQVLGPTYDYSHRLLDFTLLANGETPAAPRDDQALPAHCPHVFSMMSAEGLAAAEEDDGSEPSDITREPPGYPASRAARLQQLVRGDEGFLLALGYSTQRGYGRNHPFAGEIRTGWLSVSICPEELGFEIEIGEILLTECEMVNGFTTQGDTPPHFTRGYGLVFGRAERKAMAMALVDRALQAPQYQERITGPAQDEEFVLAHADNVEAAGFVSHLKLPHYVDFQAELALLKQLRQQHQEQRDE; the protein is encoded by the coding sequence ATGTACGTTGCCGTGAAGGGGGGCGAGAAGGCCATCGCCAGCGCCCATCAGCTGCAGGCGGATTTGCGCCGCGGCGATCGCCGCGTGGCAGAGCTGGGTTGCGATCAGGTGGCAGAGCAGCTCGGCCTTGCCGTGGACCGCGTGATGACCGAGGGCGGCATCTGCGATCCCCAGCTGGCGGCGCTGGCAATCAAACAGGCGAGCGGCGACCTGGTGGAAGCCATTTTTCTGCTGCGCGCCTACCGCACCACGCTGCCGCGCCTGGCCGACAGCCTGCCGCTTGACACTGACAGCATGCGCATCGAGCGCCGTATTTCGGCGGTATATAAAGATCTGCCCGGCGGGCAGGTACTGGGGCCGACCTATGACTACAGCCATCGCCTGCTGGATTTCACCCTGCTGGCTAACGGTGAAACGCCGGCAGCCCCGCGTGACGACCAGGCGCTGCCGGCGCACTGCCCGCACGTGTTCAGCATGATGAGCGCCGAAGGGCTGGCGGCAGCGGAAGAGGACGATGGCAGTGAACCCAGCGATATCACCCGTGAGCCGCCAGGCTATCCGGCGTCGCGCGCAGCGCGTCTGCAGCAGCTGGTGCGCGGGGATGAGGGGTTTCTGCTGGCGCTGGGTTACTCAACGCAGCGCGGCTATGGCCGCAACCATCCGTTTGCCGGCGAGATCCGCACCGGCTGGCTCAGCGTCAGCATCTGTCCGGAAGAGCTGGGTTTTGAGATTGAGATCGGCGAAATCCTGCTGACTGAATGTGAAATGGTCAACGGTTTCACCACCCAGGGAGACACCCCGCCGCACTTTACCCGGGGCTATGGTCTGGTGTTCGGACGCGCTGAGCGCAAAGCGATGGCGATGGCGCTGGTTGACCGCGCGTTACAGGCGCCGCAGTACCAGGAGCGGATAACCGGGCCGGCACAGGACGAAGAGTTCGTGCTGGCGCATGCCGATAACGTAGAAGCCGCGGGCTTTGTCTCCCATCTGAAGCTGCCGCACTACGTCGATTTTCAGGCCGAACTGGCGCTGCTGAAGCAGCTGCGCCAGCAGCATCAGGAGCAGCGCGATGAGTGA
- the phnH gene encoding phosphonate C-P lyase system protein PhnH — translation MTLLASFNHPVADAQRAFRRILKAMSEPGVMVSLPLAQGWGELSPAATAVLLTLVDQESALWLDPRVDSALLRSNLRFHTGVPVVEVPQAPFALTHAAANPDPAQFAAGDDLAPEKSTTLIVEVPALNGGLTLRLSGPGLREPRAIAPQLPQAILTYLRDRPHPFPQGVDLIFTCGEAMMALPRTTVVEVC, via the coding sequence ATGACATTACTGGCAAGTTTTAACCATCCGGTGGCCGATGCGCAGCGCGCGTTCCGCCGCATTCTCAAAGCCATGAGCGAACCGGGGGTCATGGTTTCGCTGCCGCTGGCTCAGGGCTGGGGTGAACTCTCCCCGGCTGCCACCGCCGTGCTGCTGACGCTGGTCGATCAGGAGAGCGCACTGTGGCTGGATCCGCGCGTGGACAGCGCGCTCCTGCGCAGCAATCTGCGTTTTCATACCGGCGTGCCGGTGGTCGAGGTGCCGCAGGCCCCTTTTGCGCTGACCCACGCTGCAGCCAATCCCGATCCGGCGCAGTTCGCGGCCGGTGACGATCTGGCGCCGGAAAAAAGCACCACGCTGATTGTCGAGGTGCCGGCGCTGAATGGCGGCCTGACGCTGCGCCTCTCCGGCCCCGGCCTGCGTGAGCCGCGCGCCATCGCGCCCCAGTTGCCCCAGGCGATTCTGACTTACCTGCGTGACCGTCCGCATCCGTTCCCGCAGGGTGTGGATCTGATCTTTACCTGCGGCGAAGCCATGATGGCGCTGCCGCGCACCACCGTCGTGGAGGTGTGCTGA